In Salvia miltiorrhiza cultivar Shanhuang (shh) chromosome 4, IMPLAD_Smil_shh, whole genome shotgun sequence, the DNA window CTGATATTATTGCCTTCTTCAATTCACATTGTTTTATCTGCTGATAAGCTGTGTCTATAAGATACAGATAGTAAATATGGAAAGATTTTCTTATGTATTTGATGGGTGTCTTGGGAATCTAAAGTATCAATAATATCCTCTTGAGCAGCATCTATCCCCAATAAATCAAGGTAGCATCCCTCTAGCCTAGGGTGCAACAACCCTAACAATTCAGTTCATGTAATACTGTCATCATAAATTCTATATTCTGCAATTAATATCATTCCACAGGCACAGTCTTCTGGAGCCAATATatcatgtaaaaattatattcttcCTTCCGCATGGGCAAGAATTTTTGCCTAGAAGATATAAAGAAACTGTTTAAAGACAAACCTTTCCACATGGTTCTCTTTGAAAAGGCCACATTGGTGTAAACTCTCAAAGTGCAGCAAGGCGTTGAATCATTTCCCTCTTGCTCGACATCCCAACGTCCCTTATAAGGACAATTAAAATGAATATCCATCAAAGTGATCAGGAGAAACAGAATAAGACCCCTCTCTCCAGTAATTGAGAAGGAGATGAACCAATAATGGGTAGAAATGATAGGGTGGGCAGGATGACAGAGAGGAGGGAGGATAGTGCAACAAGGATGACTAGAAAAATAAATCAGGTGTGTTCCTAATAGGATTGATCACAACTAGCTAGTATGTAAGGAATCAATACCTCTACAGCAAAGTAGTCCCCGTATGGTACATCACTAATATTTTGAGAAGTATCAATGATCAAATGACTGCAAGATAAAGTTGAGATGGTGAGTAAGATAATAATTTTCGACCAGCAAACAAATATCATGAAACCACCACTGAAATCTTTATATAATAGAATGGAAGATCTTACGGCTTACATTGAATAAAAAgtctcaatcaacaacataaatCTTTACTAAGGTACATGTTAGAAACGAGGCCGAACAATATTGAAACAGAGATTGCTGGACTAGCTTCCAAGAATTTGAGCTCATAAGGTTTGTAATATAAGTATTACTATAGTTAATAAGTAGCCTGGGTTTTGACCGACTAAAAAAGGAACTATTCTTAAATCACATAAAGTAACATGCTATAAATACCACTTCAGGGTTTTCAGattaatgaacatatcaatttACCCTTCAATAAAAAACAAACACTGTGAATTTGCGAAGAAATAAATTTCAAAGGGTCATATGGACTTACTAATTTACCATATACATATTATAAACAATAAATCACACcagaaaaatgattttatttactTCCACACTAATTTAGAGTGTCATGCTCAATATCTAAAGGAGAGATGCAGGTTATATACTATTATCAAATATAGTATGTATTGTGGGTAAGCTTGAAAAAATAACAAACCATTCTTCTGGCAGCTCATATCCTCAATAAATTTTAACTAGGTCCAATGTCTGAGAATGAAAATGTCTTGCTAACCTTGTCATCTGAACATTCTCCAACATTGGTTcctattaatttatcatatagCAAGAGATATCCACAAAATATTGTATTTTCCAATTATTTACTTTGCACATCTTTCTAGTAAGACCTAGCTAAAAGGAAAACCTCAGGATTCAACTAACCAGGTCCTATTTAGTTGTTGACAGTCCAAGAAAACGTTTTCGAAGACATGGCAAGTGAAAATAAGATGCAAGTTCTAACTACACCAAACTGGCAGGCTTTAATTTGGTGAATGCCAAAGACCCAGCATAGTAGTGTGCTGTGAGATCTATAGCCAAATACGCATCTTCAGAAGTAGAGGCAGGAAATTTGCCCAAACATTACAAGGTTTTCAGGGAAAACAAGAGCACTCATGCAGATGCAGAATTCACGAGAGACATTTCAGAAGATTTACTCTATAAAAAATGCTTTTGAACTGTAGTTTTCTGAAGTGCTAATACTTCCAAGTATGGCAACACATGTAGCAAATCAAGACAGTTGATGAACATGTCAAAGTGAGAATCACAATgcaatcaaacaaaactagTAATATGAAGTTGGAAAATTGGCAGCAACCTGCCCCAGCAACAATAATCATCATCATGTACAACAACGTGATATTGTATTTCTCATGATAATAAAACATACCTGTTCCTATAAACTCTATATTTCTGAACCTCTTGACAGCTACCAAATCTTGCACCTGATATGCATAGAAGTTAGAGAATAAGGACCTGGGTGACACTTCAGGCAGGAAACACCATTTCTAACATGAACATGACTTGAACAAGACATACCAAAATAAAGTTTAATTGGATGCTGAAATGATACATCACGGGTATGCCCAAATTTTTCATGAGGATGCCATGATGAACACTTGAAATCTGTCAGGGAAACAGTAAACCACATCAAGCACAGTGGTTAAATAACATATAAATATGGTCAATTACAAATATTAACCTTGATATTTACCCATTTAGAAAAGAACCAAGTTATGTActtgaattaaaaatttacccTTGCATTAGAGCAAATACCACCTTAAGATTTTTATTTGTCTTACAAATACCCTCTTAGCGGTGCAATTTAAAAAGTAGAAACAAATAGTAAGGGGTACTagcaattttaaattttagaaaacTTGTTAAATTtttctgtaaaacaagtctttACTCaagttttgattttaatatttcataaaCATTGTTGAGATTCTCTGTAAACAGGATAAACCTCAAGATTAGTTTGTGTCTTTGTGATCAACCCTTTAAAAGGATCACCACAAACAAAGAACAAGAAACTATAAGGATATGACAAGCCATAGAATGCCTTCGCTCAATCACCTTTATCACCACACTTTGCATGAAATGACTCATGGAAACTAACACTATCATCAGAGAAGAATATATTAAAGAAGTCCTCTGCTCGTACCTgcatcaaaataaaaagaagctCAATAATTAGATGAATCTTGCTTGTGACCAATCCAATCATAAAGATGACATCCTATAATCAACATGATAAATGAATTAGAAAATATTGTACTACCGGAAACTTTGACTCTGCAACTCTGGTGTAGCCTTCAGGAACTGCATCACAAAAACCCAAAATCAGGATTAGTGGAAAGACTGaaaaaatgtaaaaagaaaAGTACATAAAAAAAGGTTTGAAGATGCAGcatgaaattgcaaaaaaaaccATTCTCTAATCAATATGTTCACATATGCAAAATCTGGAAGCCTAGGTACAAAATATAACCTCTAACAACTACCCCACATTACATGGAGGCCCAATTGGTTAATAAGGAATACCTTAAATAAAACTCAGGACATTGCAAAATAATATTGGCTAACCTCCAGGTGCATCAGTAGGCTCAGGCTCCCATGTAGAAGATTTTCCTGATGATGAACACTCAATAACAGGAGCAGACAGTGCACTGGGCTCTTCCTTAACTTCCATGACTGACGATGTTGGGATAATTTCAGGTTCACCATCAGCTAAATGTTTGGATCCTTCCGATATGAGGTGATTGTTGTGATTGTTATCACTGTGCACAGAACAACATAAAGTGAATTTGAGTGCCAACCCAATCATAGCAATAGGTGGTTATCCCTTTCATATTGAAATGAGATTTCTGGCTCACTCCTTCTAAGGTGGTGCTGTGCTACATTCCCAGGGTATCATTCTTATCCCGAAAGGTACTAAACTCCTACAAGCCCGGTTGCAATACATTACTCAAATGTAGATTAGGTGTTTTCTATATTTGATAATGTCTTTACTATATCAAACTTAAGAGCCAAGATGATGCAGACCCAAAAGTAAGCTCAGGTCATCTGTCGAGTACCCCAATTCTATTAGGTAACCATTTATATAATTTCCAAGGCTTCATCAGCATATTGTCAATGGCTTAGAATATCTCGTAAATTGGAAACGTCCAATACTTCATCAGACTGTCATCTCTTTGTAACTCGACTTCTGAAACTCATAAACCCCAATATCACTTCCATTAAACTATCAGCTGCATCAAATTTCCCACATATCTGCTAGACAGGATTAACTAATTTCACCTTTTTCCACAAAAGCATAAGCAGTCTCATTTTAAGATTTTCAATTATTTGTATGCTACATATGTTGCGCATTAGGAAACAGAACCCGGGTATCATACAATGAATGAACTATTACAGTCGAACTTTCAGAAGTAGAAAAATCACAATCTTCCAACAAAATGTATATTCAGGAATTGGCTCTAAAATCACTTCATCAGTCTCACTAAATTTCGGAACCACTACAGTTAACTTCTTAGGTCCAAATATTTTACACATTAGTGAAATCATTCAAGACATGAATTGGAAAAAGAATAGATACCTTCCAGTGATATCTGACTCATCCAATGATTGTCTAGCACTACCTGATTCTTCAACTATATAGATGCCGTTTTCCTGGCTTGGTACATCAGGCTTTGGCTCCTAAGTTGGACAAAATCAAGAAAGCACAATCCAGTGCAGCCATGAGCAATAGTCACCCAAATATGTGCAACCGTGAGCAATATTAACCCAAACATTTCACACCAACATATTCTGAACACAAGCTTCATTGAGATGACAAACTTGTAAACTTAACAGGTACAATGAAGTCTATGAAATGATTCGTGAATGATAAATATGATATCATGTCAACTGTCAACATCTATCTTTTTGAACTTTCATCACATCTgtcaaaacacacacacacacacacacatgtatcTGTACATATGTACGAACATACAGAAAACAAAGAACAACTCCTACAACACAATATGATGATAATAGCAAAACAATGTCAAGCAGGCAAGATGTCAAAAGACTATATCCCCTCATTCACAGGTTAAGTCTCATGGTTCCAGAAATAACAGAAATTACTAAGACTATGACATGTGAACATCTATTGATGCTAATGACAAACTCTATGCCAAGTGACTAATTCAGATCCAAAAAAAGACATCAAGTGGATAATGCATGAGAAACCCAGAAGGCAAACAATAAAAAAGTATAATGCAACTTAAATAAAGAAAGGTGTAGTCCATGACTGGAACAGATCACAAGTTTAATCATGAATACATTTAGGTACCTGTTGATCTGTAATTTCCTTAGACCCACAGCCATGGTGCAGCCAACCTTCATTGataagcttataagcttcaTCACGGAATAAAAAAGAGGTAAAGAAGTACtgcataaaaagaaaaacatatataacatatactaaATTATATGTAGATAATAGTTGTTTTGTTGAACACCAAAGCCGTACGAAAATAGACTGATACCTTCTTCCCGCCAGCTATTATTTCTATAGCAGTTGGAAAAACAGCTACTGCTTTTGCTCTTCGTAATGATGTGATTTCATTAAATGGAATAACTTTCTGAAATTTCAAGTCAATTAAAGTTATAACATACaagaaacataaaaaaaaagtccCATTTGTGCATACTGCATAGTATAGTAACTTCTAGAAGCATCAAGTAGTTGAGAATCACATTTGTCTGTGAGGCATCATCAATGACCATAAACATATACAGAGCTATGTAGCCCTTAGCATATAGACAGGAAGTCAGGAACATGTCAAATTCGTTATTTGTattgtgtatttttattttatgaggAATCTAGAACGCGTTGAGAACTACAGCATGAATACCTCCATTTTGTTCTCGCACCAATGATAAAAACAATAATCTTTCACTTACATAATTTACCTAACATTTTGGTAAATTCATCACAACTTCATTGATTATATGATTCTGTTCCAAATTATTGAAATAACACTGCATGAATCAGTATAGCCACAACATATATACTGCCCGAActaaaaatgaagaagaagtttaaagaagaaaggaaattataaattcatcatGGTTCATtgaataaatgatactattccaaattattgaaataaaaatgTATCAGTACAGCCACAATATAGATACTACCCAAACTAATAATTAAGAAGAAGTTTCAAGAAGAAAGGAAATTACAAATTCAAGAACGGACCTTTGTCTCAAATCCAAATAGGTTGGAATAGAAGCAGATATAGTGGCCAAAGAGGTACATATGACCCTGCAAGgagaaaatataaatctattagTGAAGTAGAATATCACTTGGCTTTAAACCTTGTAAAAtaacaaagaaaaaaagtttGGTTCGAATCCATGGTAGAACAACGATGAATATTATCTATTTAGAATAAAAAATTCATGCAGGAAGAAATTGAGATTGAAGatttaaaaagataaaataagaaATGGAACATTATAAGTTACCTGAAGAAGAAAATTCTCTTGCAAGGCACAGTTAAAATCTTGGATGAGAACCTGTAAAGTTTCAGGATAATGAAGTAAATGATGTGCAAAGTTTAATAAATATGAGAATACAACCATCTAACATGAATTATCACATTAGTATTTGAGATTGAAAAGCAAACTGATGGTGTCTGATCCAGGTCTACCTTTAACAAAAGAAACCAATTCACTCCCCACGACAGGAAACACTCATCAAATTAATGATACAATGATTTAGATAATTAGGAAGCATGACGCGAAGTTAAAAAAGTTATATGCAACAGAACAATTACAGGTAACACTTATTAGTCCTATACAGCAAATGCTGAAATACTGCAATGCCGGAAATGCTAATGCAGCATATATTTGTGTACTCTACTCAACAAAATGATTTTGAACTCCCACAAACTGCTTTCAATTTTCTATTCCAATAAGTAGTGACAACATAGGAGCATCCTATTACGTGAAGTGATACAGCTCAAATGCTGTTGCTCATCATCACTCATCTCACACAGCCTCAGCAAGACCAAAGATATTGAATACATCCATAAAATTTGTCAAGCAGAGACAAATATTATGACACTTGAGTTTACTTACTTCATCAGATGGAAGACGAAACAGCTGCCGATACTCTTCAACTCTCGTAGGCAGGTGACCCTGTAGGATAACATAATAGTGACACATCAACTAATCAGATCAATATGTAATAACAGGGAACAGTAGGTGTTTTCCTTTATACAGAAGTCACAGTTGTCTCCCTCGATGAGAACATGAAAGTGATGCAGGATGAGCTGCCTCGCACTGTATAAATTCAAAAGGATAACCTGAACCCCTCCTGTTTTACTATACTAGTAGAACTCTTTATCCCCCTTCATAGTCAATCAATCACATTCCTATAAGTTCTTACGATGCAACTTCAGCGCAAGTTTAGTCGGTGAATAGATCACCTATAAACTACAGATAGACTCAACAAATTCATCTACGCAAAGTATAAACAAATCTAAAAGCGATTACGCTCCAATAAAACCAAATTGAAGACACTTGAATGTTTTCCTAAGCAATCAATGTCTAAATATCAACTCTAAAACAGTAAACCATACTTTCCCTCTCTTCCTCCGCAAGCAATTTCACATCACAAAAGTTGAATAACAATTGAAATTCGACAGTTACCTGAAGATCATCAAGCTGCTGCCTGGAAGGACTGGGAGTGGAGGAGGGTGAGCGATTGGGTGGTTCCAGAGACGGTGAATCGGCCGGAGATTCGGCGGAAAACTGTTCGGAAGAATTGCGAGTGATTGAGGCCGCAGGCGTTGGGGTGGGGTCCACCATCTTCTCCGACATCATAGCCGCCATAGTGATCAATCTATATACACGTCTACTGTGTGCGTGCGGCGACGTCGACGGCGGAGAATTTGAGGGCCGTTTGGTTGGGGTCTGTTTGCAAACGGTTAGTGGGAGTGTCGGTTGTTTAAGCTTTTGATCGCAGTTTCGGAGTCGGCCTCAACAGCCAAGTTGTTTTTGACAATGAagtctctctttttttctttttttttttgagtattTGGAATTTTTGACAATGAAGTCTTATTTGAGTCATTCACTCTTCGACTCTACAAATTCCTTTCTTGGATTCACAAATTCTCCGGGCCAACTCACTCACATGTCCTAAAAtgtttgaataaaatattttttagtaaaatattttattaaaaaatatgaataattcaTTTCATACTaatattcatataaaaaaacTCGTCTTTACAATGAGTAGGTGATTggttttataaataatatataaatgcTTATAAACAACAATAGATGTCTAGCCTGATTAGTTTATTGTGTGATTTTTATCCACGAGATCGCAAAGTTTGATTCTCACAATCATTATTTTCATCAATTCTCTAATTTGATTTagttcactttttttttatttttttccccctAAATCTTATTCGAAAATATCATTTGCATGCATTAAAACTATCATTTGTAATGTATAAAAACATACAttacattacaaataacacttttaataatacaaaataatactttttatttttgcaaataataCTCCACCCGTCTCCTTaactatatttataaatatataaaaagttaTATAAATCActtgataaataaattaaatatatataattcataaataaatatatttaaatgtgTCCTTAAGAATACAACTATGTACTTCCAATTGTGTCTTATTAAGCACGCAtgtatttcaatttttctatatttaataTGGTCCTAAATGTGAGAAAATATACTTTTAAATTGTAAAAACAACAAATCATAGTATTGATCAACTCTATACTCTTAACTAGAGGTGTCTAAACAGTAAACGGGTATTGGTTAACTCGATAACCAAACTAAATCAGATTCGATTATCTGATAAGCGATCTTTTAGTAAATATTCAATTAGTTATTTGATAATTTCGGGTATCGATTAACCctataattaaattgaattaatcgaATAATTGAATCTCCAACAGCGCAACAACTTTCTCTAGTCGTCGCCAGCCAGTCACCGAGAAGaaaaattattattgttgtGATTATTATTGTTCTTTTAGGATTTAAGttgaaaaaatagaataaaagtttttattattattaattttggtCATTTCGGATACCCCAATACCGAATCATAATAATCAAAGCGATTATCACATAACTGAATAACTAATATGGTTCGATATCGATTTGTATATTTGCTCTGATTTTTTATTCAAGTACTCGAACCCAAACTAACCGTGTCTTCCTAACAACACATTTATTTAAGTTTATTATTCTTTAATGTGATCTTAAAACGTgaaaaaacttttttttgtgTTCTCAAAATAACGAATCATATCGTGAATCTCAATGTATTTTAAGTTTAGTTATTTAGAAATTTCAAGTGTGTCATTTAGAAGCTGAATTGTGTACTTAAAATTCAATTGTGTGGAAACTAAAAATTCAAGTAGCTTCCCCAATGATATCAATCAAGAACATCATATATCAAACATGTTATCTCATGAGATATATCAGCAACCACAAAACTCATAGATGTTCCATTCCACGTGAATCCAGTTCCCCTTCCACTTCTCAGCCCTAGCATATACATTTGACAGCACCACAAAGTAGGCAACAGCGCGCAGGGTGAATCCCCTCGATCATCATCAGAAGCTAGCTCCACACTCTTGTGTACCCGACGTCGACAGGTTCTTCGTAGTCGCTGATTGCTCACCGGAGGATGTGGCTCCTCTGCGCAGTCGTTGGTTGCTCCTTCTTCATCGCATGTCCTCTCTCGCGACTTCGACGGCGAACCATTTGTTTTTCAATGGGAGATATATAAGTGCTGCAAATTTTCAATGGAGATAAGAGAGAATCTGAGAATGACAGATGAAGAACGAGGGAGATAATttttgtcttcaatttcttctctttttttattttttaaagggcaaattgcatgaaaatacctcactttataccaaattccggttttttgacaaactttttaattgtagcaagaaATTGAACgacctttcaatttattgcaattggCATCTCCGGTGTTTTTCCGGCCAaacgtggcagccggaatgccaaaGTGGCAtcaaaaatgccaaatcaccccctccccctcccacgtcaccctctctctctctctcttcccccatccCTCTTCCCTGTCTCCCCCATCGGCTTtcaccctctctctcacttccaccaccgccgccacaaCCGCCCAGAATCTCGAGTCCGACGCCGCTTCCCCCAaaacagaacacacacacagacgCAGCAcggggcggcgccgcctccctctaCAATTCCGGTGACAGCCAGAGCTCTCCCTCTCTTGTTCGACTTTGAAAAGGATGCATGCACTCCCACCGCCTCTCTTCTCTCTAAACGCCGGACAACCAGCAGTAGCTCATAGCCACCGCCGTCGCCGCCCTGACTCCCGACTCTCACCTCTCTTCATCGGCTGACACTCCCTCAACAACACCACAACACAAGCCAACACAACAAGACACAACACTCAGCAACACCACAGCACGACGCCGTCAGAAACCCTAAGCCCTAAATCTAGACATATCCCTTAAATCTCTCTTCAATCCGACGACAGCACAGCCAAATCCGCCGATGATCCACCCCAGATCCGCCGCCACAATGGTGGAGCTCGCTCGCCGCCTCTGAGCCCTAATTCTTTTCTTAGATCGGCCGTCACTCTCTCGCTCGTCTCCTACTCTGTGGTGGCCTCCCCTTCCGCTCgattcctttctctctctctctctcttggctGAGGCGTTTTCTGGGACTTCCCACCACTCGACGTCGCTCTTTGGCTTGAGCCATCTCCTGAAAATCGACGTCGGGAATCGAGTGGAGGGGAGAGAAAGAGGGGAGGGGGAGGAGGCAGCGGtggaagtgagagagagggtgaAAGCCGATGGGGGAGACAGGGAAGAGggatgggggaagagagagagagagagggtgacgtgggagggggagggggtgatttggcatttttgaTGCCACtttggcattccggctgccacgttTGGCCGGAAAAACACCGGAGATGccaattgcaataaattgaaaggtcGTTCAATttcttgctacaattaaaaagtttgtcaaaaaaccgaaatttggtataaagtgaggtattttcatTCAATTTGCCCttttttaaataagagtttGTTAGATTTTcaagcttttttttttcccctatAAAACTCTCTTTTTTATTGTGTAGAGTGTAGACTATATAAAACCCCTACTATTTCAAATTAGTTTGTTGTATCTAtaatttcttctctctctctacactaCTTTTCTGAGTAGCAGCATCACAGCATCAGCACAGGTCTATTTTCCATTTTTCTCACACCTCAAATCTCTTTCTGCTGCACAAATTCCCGGTGATTGTACATTTGCTTTATCACTCGTATTCCAGAATTTAATTCGCTCGTGGATTGGGGTATGTACGAGTT includes these proteins:
- the LOC131022820 gene encoding protein VASCULAR ASSOCIATED DEATH 1, chloroplastic; this encodes MAAMMSEKMVDPTPTPAASITRNSSEQFSAESPADSPSLEPPNRSPSSTPSPSRQQLDDLQGHLPTRVEEYRQLFRLPSDEVLIQDFNCALQENFLLQGHMYLFGHYICFYSNLFGFETKKVIPFNEITSLRRAKAVAVFPTAIEIIAGGKKYFFTSFLFRDEAYKLINEGWLHHGCGSKEITDQQEPKPDVPSQENGIYIVEESGSARQSLDESDITGSDNNHNNHLISEGSKHLADGEPEIIPTSSVMEVKEEPSALSAPVIECSSSGKSSTWEPEPTDAPGVPEGYTRVAESKFPVRAEDFFNIFFSDDSVSFHESFHAKCGDKDFKCSSWHPHEKFGHTRDVSFQHPIKLYFGARFGSCQEVQKYRVYRNSHLIIDTSQNISDVPYGDYFAVEGRWDVEQEGNDSTPCCTLRVYTNVAFSKRTMWKGKIVQSTIEECREAYAIWIDLAHKVLKQKNLEKGGVSAPNTIPNIEVQPEKQRISLQNLESKASDVGISAILPDVTDMNQRVTYLPQGNASEALAGSLFRNPLAKFYTSIKHMSTPSLFLVVTIAVILVLMQLSILVLLSRPQRIHVIPQAGFTSGMENRGEAVASVSRQIKYLKEEMHFVETLLEKMQHEHAQLKGKLRELELFRNHRI